The Pseudanabaena yagii GIHE-NHR1 genome segment CTCAAACTCTTGCAATAGCATTTGATTTTGCTTAGCTAGCTGCTCATTTTGCAACTGAAAAAAAGATAGCTTTGCTTGAGTCGATTGCAACTCCGCAGCCAGTTCTCGATACACAGTAACAGGGACTGAGGCCTGATAACCAGATGGGGCGGTCTGATAACCAGATTGAGAGTTTGTAGGTTTAGAGACTGGATTGGCTTGCATAGGCGATAGCACCTTAGACTGTAAAAAATTTAGTCGCGACTATAGCATATGATTAACTGATTTGTTTAACTAAAGCTCAAAATTTAGCAATTACCATTATCCAAATTAGTTTTACAGAGATTTACACCACCTCAAAATCTCAATACAGCGCAAAGCGCTGTATTGAGATTTTGAGAGATTTTTGAAAGCTCGGCTTCGCCGAGCTTTCAAAAATCTCTCTTTACTACTTCAAACTTCAACAGGCTGTAAGTAGCTAGGAAAATTAAATATAAAAACAAAAAACTGTGGCATAAACTGCACATGCACCACAGTTTTTAAATCTGTTTTTTAATTATGTTCCGCTACTTAATGCTTGAAGGGTTGGATTTTATTTTGGCAAATAATAGAGATTAAATCATGCTTCTATTACAGTTCAGCACTTCCCACTATTGCCGCAAAGCACGTCTAGCTCTTGGCTATAAACAAATTCCCTATCAAGTCGAAAACCTGACTCCCGGTTTACATATTTTCAGGGTTAAGCCACTATCAGGTAAAAAGACTGTGCCTGTATTACTTCCCCAACAAAAAAATTGTCCTGCCGTAGTTGCTGATTCCACTGAAATTATTCGCTTTCTCGAAGCCTATCAGCCTAATCCCCCACTTTATTTAGAAGATGATCTGCAACAACAAGAAGCCTTAAGATTGGAAGATTATTTTGATGAATCCATTGGTACGGCAGCAAGGTTTGTGTATTACCAGTTTCGTGCTAATGATGGTAAGCAAATCGATCCTTCATGGATGAGTCAGATGGTAATTGCCATCGTCCGATCGCAATATGGCATTAATGCAGACTCGGCAAAATTAGCAGCTCAAAGGATCGATGAAGCGATCGCAATGTTAAGTAAGTTTTGGCAAGATGGCTACTTAGTAGGCGATCGCTTTAGTGTCGCTGACTTAGCGGCAGCAGCATTACTTTCTCCCTTAGGCTTAATTCCCACCTATCGTCGTGACTATCCTTGGCTGTTTGAACGCATCACCGAAATTCATCAGCTTTGTCACGAACCTTTACCAAAAAATTGGGAAGCTGGGCTTAAATAATTTGCATAAGTTCTCGCAAACATAGCATTACCAAACCCCAGAAGAGAGTTGCGGCGCAAAGCGCCGCAACTCTCTTCTGGGGTTTATACCGATTCAATAAATCAACGATAAAAGCCAAAGTAAACTAGAGAAAGTTTTGAAAGCGCAGCTAAGCTGCGCTTTTAAAACTTTCTCTGGGTTTTAATTCCGCACAATATGCTGCATCAATCAGTCAAGTGTAAAAAAATGCAACATAAGGATCAATGACAAATTGGTGTTAACTTATTGGTGTTACTTTAGAGAATATCCAAAAGTTATCTAAAAACGGTATTCTTCATCTGCTCAGCGTGAAAACAAGTGTTTTTTAGATTTCTTAGAGAAGATTAGTGCGAGTAGTCATATGGCTGTTAATGTTAGTGAATCTTTGTTTGAGCAGATTCTCGAATATCTCCGAGCAAGGACAGAAGCAAGCGATCGCGTTGCTCAAAATCTGCTTAAAACATTAGAAACCCTGATATCCAGTAGTGAATCCTCAAGGTCTAGCGCCAAGTCTTATGGTGAGCCACCTGAGGATCTCGCCCCACAATTCGGACAAAAACTATTTGATGCATGGAAAGAGTTAGCGGATCTCCAAGTTGGCGAAAATTATTGGAGCTATCCTGTCATGTTTGAGGATATTGCCGAAATCATGGAAATATCCGTTGATCGGTTTGTCCAATATCTTGCCAATGTGCAGATCGGGAGTTTACAGCTTATTCAAGGTAGGGGATATAACTATCAAGTGAATGGACAACAGGCTGCATCACTGACCTTTCACTCTGCCCCAACTCTCAAAAAGGCAGCGATCCCCAGTGTGTCCGACAAAAAACAGGATGCCGTCGCCAAAAATAAAACTTTTAAAGTTGGCGATCGCGTCTGTGTAAATGCTAATCGTCAGCAATATGCCAATCATAAGGGAATCGTTGAGCAGGTGATTAGTGTCAGTTGCCGTGTCAAATTAGATAATGGCTGGACAGCATTTTTACCAAATCATTGTTTAGATCATATTTAGATTTTAGGATGGTTGGCACTTTGCACCCATCCTAAAATCTAAAATATTACTCTGTTTGTGTTTTGCTATCGGCAAAATGAAAACCGCTATAGCTGGTCATGTATGGAAAATATCACCTTTGAAGAAGCGATCGCATATACCGAAGATTTACTCTCCCACAGCAATCTTGATGAGGCTAAACTAGAATCCCAAATTGCCGCACTTGTGCAAACCGTTAATGGTGCAAGAGGTTTTTTTGTGTGCTTTTTAACTGGAGAATGGACAATCGCGGATGCACCCAGCGCTCCTGTAATTCGTGCATTGCAATCGACTCCTGATGCGATCGCGGAACTCCTTGTCAAAAATCTAGCCATGTCCACAGCAATGGCAATTACCCACCGCCGAGCAGGAAATACTGAACAAGCAGAAGGTTCCGATCGCGTGGCTAAGCGTACCGCACTTTTGATTGAGAAGGTAGATATTCTAGAAGTGCGAGCAATTGCTACACAGGTTCATGATACCGCGCTTGCAAATACTGGTGAATATGTCGCTTTTCTCGAAAAATGGGGATATGACGCTGAGCAAAAACAAGCGATCGCTAATGTATTAGCCCAAATATTAGACCAAGTACGCGCTAATGATTGAATCAAACACCGTCGATCCTTTATTTGCCGAGGCGATCGCTCAGTTTAATAATGGAGATTATTACGCCTGTCACGATACATTAGAAGCGATTTGGAATGATGCTTGGCAAAGCGATCGGGCTTTTTATCAGGGGATTTTACAAATTGCCGTCGGTCTATATCATCTCCAAAATCACAATTGGCATGGAGCCACAATTCTCTTAGGAGAAGGTACAAGTCGCTTACCTGCATATCTTCCAGATTATCAATCCATAGATGTCGAGACTTTACTGGAAGACAGTTTAGAAATCTTACGCGCTGTCCAGATAAGTGGCAAAGAAGGAATTGGTGATATCTTAAAAAGAATTGAGCAAGGTGATTTAAAAATCCCTAAAATCTAGATATGCGGCGCAAAGCACCGCATATCTACTAATGTATATCGTAACCAAATAAATTAGGATCAGCTCCATCAAGCTTAATGTCAGCTAAACCATACTCTGCCCAACGCCTTGTAACCATATCCGCCACATCAGGATCGCTCTCTAAAGGATCACCCCAATCGCGATCGGTTTCAGGATAAATTTTGGTAGTGGCATCAATGCCCATGCGTCCGCCTAGTCCTTCCTTCTCACAGGCAAAGTCGAGGGAATCGAAGGGGTTGTCGGGCAGAATAAACACATCACGGGTGGGGTCAACCTTGGAACTGAGCGCCCAAACCACTAAACGCGGATCGCGAATATTGATCGTATGGTCAACCACGATCACAAATTTGGTGTAGGTAAACTGAGGCAAGGCACTCCAAAAGGCAAGAGCGGCGCGGCGTGCTTGTCCGGGGTAAGCCTTTTTAATGGAAATAATTGCTGCTTTATAGGACAGCGCTTCCATTGGCAGGAAGAAATCGGTAATTTCTGAAACTTGCTGGCGGAGGATGGGGGTATAGATCCGATTTAGAGCGATCGCCATCATTGCTTCTTCCTTGGGAGGCAAGCCGCTAAAGGTGGTGAGATAGATGGGATCTTTGCGATGAGTCATGCAATGGAAGCGAATCAGAGGCGCTTGATCATTAATGCCTCCGTAATAGCCCATGTGATCGCCAAAAGGGCCATCGGTTCCCACTTCATGGGGTGTAATCGTTCCTTCCAAAACATATTCCGCACAGGCAGGAACTTCTAAATCGAGGGTTTTACATTTGGTAAGCTGTACGCCTTCATTGCCATAGAGTCCTGCAAAAATCCATTCCGATAAATCCACAGGAATCGGCGTTGCAGCCGCCATGATTAAGACTGGATCAACCCCGATCGCGATCGCAATTTCGAGTTTCTTGCCCGCCTCAGTCGCCTTGCGTAAATGCCTCGCACCACCACGCACTGACAGCCATTGCACCGTCATCGTTTTTTTGGACTGCTGCTGCAAACGGTAAACCCCCACATTCGGAATCCCATTCTCAACATCCTTCGTAATCACTAGCGCCAGCGTCACTGCACGACCACCATCTTTAGGATAGGGTTTGAGAATGGGAATCTGATCAAGATCTACATCATCACCTTGCAATACTATTTCTTGACAGGGTGCATTCCCAAAGAGAAGCTTCTGGGGACGTGACTTCACCACATCAAAGAGAATCTTCCCAAATTCGATCGCCTGTGAAATTTTCTTCGGTGGCTTTGGGCTTTGTAATTTGCCCAATTTCTCACCTAGAACTTCTAGTTCTGATTGTTCTTTCATACCCATTGCCCAGCAGACGCGCTCTACTGTGCCCAATAAATTCACAGCAACTGGTACGTTATAGCCTTTGACATTCTCAAATAGCAGTGCGGGTCCCCCCGATTGCAATAGGCGATTACTAATCTCAGCAATTTCTAACTGGGAATCAACTTGGGCTTTGACACGATGTAGTTGTTTGCGCTCTTCGAGCAGTTTGAGAAACGATCGCAGGTCACGGGTCATAGGGCTATGGGGAATACTTAGGCAATTAGTCAGTACCCTATTGTAACTAAATGTTACGTTTATTTCCCGTTAATCATCTGTTATGGCTCTAGCCAAGTAAAAACCAGAAGAGAGTTGCAGTGCAAAGCACTGCAACTCTCTTCTGGTTTTTGTTTTTGTCCTAACATGACTAGCTACTTAAGATAAGTAGCTGGGCATAATTAAAAGTCAGATTCAAAAGCTATGGCGCACGCACAGCGTGCGCCATAGCTTTTGTTTTTTTATATTTAATTGCGCCTAGCTACCTATGCCTAGCTACCTATATAGATGTGTCCGTATAAACCCAGTAACTATAACTACAACTCTTATCTTCAAAATTAAAGTTGTAGCAGTCTTTTTCAATGGAGAAATATTCTGCGGGACAGTCTGCTTCTGCAATATTGGAGGATATGGTTAAGTTGAGACTAAACTTTCCATCTAAATCAGAGTAATTCTTAAAGTACTCTGGGAAATAAGCTGGTCGTTTTACAATATCGCGAACTAACTGGGTGCAAGGTATACTCTTTACCTTTTTTGGCTGACTAGTTCTTGAAAGACTGCCTCCACTGGCACTAATCTCAATGAATTCGCGCCCATTATAAAGAGTTAGGGGATCATTATCGTAGTAGAACAAACCCTGAAATGCTCCTTTTTCCGTCCACCAAACTAACTCGAGTATTTTTTGAGTTTCAGGAAACGTAACTAGAGTAAAACGCCCTTCTTCTGGTAGGTTTTGACTATTCATCGCTGATATAGCAGTATTTCAATCCGCTAGTAACTCATTTTACAATATAGTGCTTCCATGAAGTATGGGTTTGTTTGCCTGTCTTCGGTGGATCTGTATCGCGATTGCCTGAAAAGCACTATATCTAGATCCAGACTATTCTTTAAGTAGATAGAACCAATTAAAAAATAGACCCAAGATATGGCGTAAGTTGCTCTTACGCCATATCTTGGGGTTTTATATTTAATGGTGCAATGAAAACATTTAACAGTCACGATCAGAAACTAATCCATCGGGTAAAACTGTCTTACACAACTTTGCTTTTGCTAGTTGCGAGTCCGAAATGGTTGCACTGGTGAGATCAGCTTCTGTCAGATCAGTCTTATCGAAAATTGCATTCGTAAAATCAGTAAGCAACAATTTCGTATGCTTGAAATTAACATGGCTAAGATTCGCTCCATTCAGATTAGCGCGACTCAGATTTGAGAAAGTAATGCTAGAGCCAATTAAATTAGCTCTACTCAGATCAGAAGACAATATAAACGTATAGTCTAATTTGCTAACGGGTAAATATGCCCCAGTCAAATCGCAAACTTGGCAGGTTTGCATAGTTTGTAACTTGACAATATGGCTAGGGTTCGCGGCTATTGCTGGTAAGGGAAACAAAAGCAAAATGATAAGTAGCGCGATCGCCGAATAGATGCGATATTTCATAGCTAAAGTTCTCTTAGAGTTAAATTTTAGAGATTTTGGGTATTGTGGAAGATCGCCCCAAAGGATCACTCTTCCACAAAATATTTTTGATTAAAGCGTAAATCACCATATTTAATCAATCGTCACAATGACGGGAGTATGATCGCTCGGTTGCGTTAACTTACGTGGCTCAACATCGATTTCACAAGCAGTTGCCCTTTCGTAGAGAGATTCCGTCAAAAAATGATAATCAATTCGCCAGCCACGATTACGTGAAAAACCTCCAGAACGATAATCCCACCAGCTATAGTACCCGCCATCCGATTCAAACTTCCGAAATACATCCTTAAATCCCAGATTCAAGACTTCTGCTAGAGCCTCTCGCTCAATATCCGTGGACATTACCTTTTTCTCGCGTCCCTTAGGATCATAAATGTCGATATCAGCGATCGCCACGTTAAAATCGCCGCAAATCAGGACATTAGCATTTTTGCTGAGCAAAGTTTGCAAATATTCTTTTAAGAGCTTCAGCCAGCGTAACTTGTAGGCATATTTATCACTATCGACCTCAGAGCCATTGGGGACATACATATTCACAATTTGGACATCGCCAAATTTAGCCGCAATCAAACGCTTTTGGTCATCTAGGCTAGGGTCAGCAATTTCTCCCAATACCGAAACAAAGCCAGTTTGAATATTTTCTAAAGGCGATCGCGAAATTATTGCTACTCCGTTATAGGATTTCTGACCATAAATATAGGTTTGATAGCCCAAATCGGTAAAAGGCTGATGGGGAAAGTCCGCATCAATTACCTTGGTCTCTTGTAAACACAACAGATCGACATCAGGATTTGCCTGTAACCAATCACAAACATGATTGATCCTTGTGCGAACTGAGTTGACGTTCCAAGTTGCGATTTTCATTAAATCCCTAAATCTCTGTTGCCAATCAAAAATTTTCATAAAATTAAGTGTCTGGGCAAAATTAACAATCAGAGTTAAAACCTGTGGCGCACGCGCAACGTGCGCCACAGGTTTTAGTTTTTGATAATTATGTCCAGCTATTTAGCAAGGTAGCACAAATGCTAAGCCCCTAATCTAGCAATGTGGCACAATGTGAACAGCCCAATTTAGATTTTGTAAATTTTGAGTTTGCCCAACATGATTTCTCACAACTACATTGCCGAATTAATTCGTACTGCTTTACCCAATGCCAAAGTTCAGGTTGAAGATCCTAATCATGATGGTCAACACTTTGCTGCGATCGTGGTTGCTGAACAGTTTGAAGGCTTATCAATGATTAAGCAACACAAATTAGTATATGGCGCAATTCAAGAACATCTCGACACTGGCGCAATCCATGCCCTACAGCTAAAAACCTATAGCCTCTCTCAATGGGAAAAGATGCAAGTTCAAGTTCTCTAAAAATCAAAACCCAAGCTAAAGGTGGCGGCGCAAAGCACCGCCACCTTTAGCTTGGGTTTTATGTCCGAAGTAAGCTTAGATAAAAATCTACAATAGAAGAGTTGCGGCGCAACTCTGTTTCAGATTTTGTTATCTTTAGAAATTTCCCAATCTTGACTTAATAATTGGTAGTCCTAAAAAGGAAAGGATGAACGAGCAGGCAAAGAAGCGTTGTAGTAATGAATAAAATTCCAAATCGCACCAATGTGGTTTAGAAGTTACGCATTGACAGAAGGGAGAAGATTTGCAGGTAGGAGATAACTATAATCAGCTAAATTTTCCACGATAAAAGAGCGAATAACATCATTAAACAAATTACGTTTGAGAGCATAGCAATTCGCAATCAAGTTGTGGATACAACGCAACTGCAAATGGACAAAAGCGGAAATAGCCGCAAAGATATGATTGGAGATAGCCAGAGTCTGTCTAACGAAAAAACGCTCAATATTAGCAACCTGTTTAATGGCTCTATGGAAAGATTCAATTTGCCAATGCCGAGCATGGATGTCCATAAATTGAGTGCGCGTAATCTCAGC includes the following:
- a CDS encoding glutathione S-transferase family protein; its protein translation is MLLLQFSTSHYCRKARLALGYKQIPYQVENLTPGLHIFRVKPLSGKKTVPVLLPQQKNCPAVVADSTEIIRFLEAYQPNPPLYLEDDLQQQEALRLEDYFDESIGTAARFVYYQFRANDGKQIDPSWMSQMVIAIVRSQYGINADSAKLAAQRIDEAIAMLSKFWQDGYLVGDRFSVADLAAAALLSPLGLIPTYRRDYPWLFERITEIHQLCHEPLPKNWEAGLK
- a CDS encoding DUF309 domain-containing protein, with product MIESNTVDPLFAEAIAQFNNGDYYACHDTLEAIWNDAWQSDRAFYQGILQIAVGLYHLQNHNWHGATILLGEGTSRLPAYLPDYQSIDVETLLEDSLEILRAVQISGKEGIGDILKRIEQGDLKIPKI
- a CDS encoding UbiD family decarboxylase; amino-acid sequence: MTRDLRSFLKLLEERKQLHRVKAQVDSQLEIAEISNRLLQSGGPALLFENVKGYNVPVAVNLLGTVERVCWAMGMKEQSELEVLGEKLGKLQSPKPPKKISQAIEFGKILFDVVKSRPQKLLFGNAPCQEIVLQGDDVDLDQIPILKPYPKDGGRAVTLALVITKDVENGIPNVGVYRLQQQSKKTMTVQWLSVRGGARHLRKATEAGKKLEIAIAIGVDPVLIMAAATPIPVDLSEWIFAGLYGNEGVQLTKCKTLDLEVPACAEYVLEGTITPHEVGTDGPFGDHMGYYGGINDQAPLIRFHCMTHRKDPIYLTTFSGLPPKEEAMMAIALNRIYTPILRQQVSEITDFFLPMEALSYKAAIISIKKAYPGQARRAALAFWSALPQFTYTKFVIVVDHTINIRDPRLVVWALSSKVDPTRDVFILPDNPFDSLDFACEKEGLGGRMGIDATTKIYPETDRDWGDPLESDPDVADMVTRRWAEYGLADIKLDGADPNLFGYDIH
- a CDS encoding pentapeptide repeat-containing protein; translation: MKYRIYSAIALLIILLLFPLPAIAANPSHIVKLQTMQTCQVCDLTGAYLPVSKLDYTFILSSDLSRANLIGSSITFSNLSRANLNGANLSHVNFKHTKLLLTDFTNAIFDKTDLTEADLTSATISDSQLAKAKLCKTVLPDGLVSDRDC
- the xth gene encoding exodeoxyribonuclease III — encoded protein: MKIATWNVNSVRTRINHVCDWLQANPDVDLLCLQETKVIDADFPHQPFTDLGYQTYIYGQKSYNGVAIISRSPLENIQTGFVSVLGEIADPSLDDQKRLIAAKFGDVQIVNMYVPNGSEVDSDKYAYKLRWLKLLKEYLQTLLSKNANVLICGDFNVAIADIDIYDPKGREKKVMSTDIEREALAEVLNLGFKDVFRKFESDGGYYSWWDYRSGGFSRNRGWRIDYHFLTESLYERATACEIDVEPRKLTQPSDHTPVIVTID
- a CDS encoding BolA family protein: MISHNYIAELIRTALPNAKVQVEDPNHDGQHFAAIVVAEQFEGLSMIKQHKLVYGAIQEHLDTGAIHALQLKTYSLSQWEKMQVQVL